One region of Nitrospinaceae bacterium genomic DNA includes:
- the mutM gene encoding formamidopyrimidine-DNA glycosylase has protein sequence MPELPEVETLRRALLPLVKNKTLLKLKFFRKDIRFPIPREKLKEELSGKIVSDITRRGKYLLMHVPTGAMILHLGMSGRVVRHPSMKSVENHTHAIFHFEPDVYLHFIDPRRFGCILWAQNDEGHPLLNHLGLDPLGEETTPKALKVMARNRKVPIKSFLMDSKRITGVGNIYACESLFDAAIHPMKHAGKITLAQWQKLIPSLQSTLKNSIASGGTTLRDFFSADNTPGYYAVNLSVYGKENQPCPHCQTPISRTVHSGRSTFYCKVCQKK, from the coding sequence ATGCCCGAGCTTCCAGAAGTCGAAACACTGAGACGCGCTCTTCTCCCGCTGGTAAAAAATAAGACCCTGCTCAAGCTAAAGTTTTTCCGAAAGGACATCCGCTTTCCCATTCCGCGAGAGAAACTCAAGGAGGAGTTGTCCGGAAAAATTGTTTCTGACATCACCCGCCGCGGCAAATACTTATTGATGCACGTCCCCACCGGCGCAATGATTTTGCATTTGGGAATGAGCGGACGGGTGGTTCGACACCCTTCCATGAAATCTGTTGAGAATCACACGCATGCTATTTTTCACTTTGAGCCGGATGTTTATTTGCACTTTATCGATCCGCGTCGCTTCGGCTGTATTTTGTGGGCCCAAAACGATGAAGGCCATCCGCTTTTAAACCATCTGGGTCTGGACCCCCTGGGAGAGGAAACAACCCCAAAGGCATTAAAAGTCATGGCTAGAAACCGGAAAGTGCCGATCAAATCTTTCCTCATGGATTCCAAACGCATCACCGGAGTCGGCAATATCTATGCCTGCGAATCTTTGTTCGACGCGGCGATCCATCCTATGAAGCATGCGGGAAAAATCACGCTCGCCCAATGGCAAAAGTTGATTCCCTCTTTACAGTCCACATTGAAAAACAGTATCGCCTCCGGAGGCACCACGTTGCGCGATTTCTTCAGCGCCGACAACACGCCTGGCTACTATGCCGTCAACCTGTCTGTTTACGGCAAAGAAAATCAACCCTGTCCCCATTGCCAAACCCCCATCTCCCGAACCGTCCATTCCGGACGATCGACGTTTTACTGTAAAGTCTGCCAAAAGAAATAA
- a CDS encoding nucleotide exchange factor GrpE, protein MKKKTTYDKNMDLEIEEPVAGESGADTSMDETDEAGESEKDPTEILNENLKKKEEEIAELKGEFLRYKADTENFKKRLQKEKEDFSQYANERLLKELILINDNLERALSAPNPTVKSLQEGVEMILKQFHSFLEKEKVESVEALGKKFDPNLHEVMCQVESDDHEENTITEEYSKGYRLKGRMLRPSKVVVAKAPETSGKENAEISNEDSKAPPESSDS, encoded by the coding sequence ATGAAGAAGAAAACCACTTACGATAAAAATATGGATTTAGAAATTGAAGAACCCGTTGCGGGCGAATCCGGCGCAGACACTTCTATGGATGAAACCGATGAAGCCGGGGAGTCTGAAAAAGACCCCACTGAAATATTGAACGAAAATCTGAAAAAAAAGGAGGAAGAAATTGCCGAACTGAAAGGTGAGTTCCTCCGCTATAAAGCCGACACAGAAAATTTCAAAAAGAGATTGCAAAAGGAAAAAGAGGATTTTTCACAGTACGCCAACGAGCGGTTGCTCAAAGAACTGATTCTAATCAACGACAACCTGGAACGCGCTTTATCGGCTCCAAACCCTACAGTCAAAAGCCTGCAGGAAGGCGTAGAAATGATTCTCAAGCAATTCCATTCCTTTCTTGAAAAAGAAAAGGTGGAATCCGTAGAGGCTCTGGGCAAAAAATTCGATCCCAATCTTCACGAGGTCATGTGCCAGGTGGAATCGGACGATCATGAAGAAAACACCATCACCGAAGAGTATTCCAAGGGCTATCGGTTGAAAGGGCGGATGCTTCGTCCTTCAAAGGTCGTGGTCGCTAAAGCACCTGAAACCTCTGGCAAAGAGAACGCTGAAATTTCGAATGAAGACTCAAAAGCACCACCGGAATCTTCCGATTCGTAG
- the hrcA gene encoding heat-inducible transcription repressor HrcA, which produces MSKFHLDDRRKAVLLEVVNEYIQNAEPVGSRSISRKHSEKLSPATIRNVMSDLEEMGYLHQPHTSAGRIPTDQGYQFYVDQLLNPQNLLKEVEDQTYGYGTGNHNLQEVLETACNALSVSSQHTGLVMLPTFSQTLFKHIEFIKVASDRALAVFYSDLGIMQNKVIALEKEMTQEKLTSISNYLNAEFSGKSIQTIRKELVYRLRNEREHYDQLMKKAMDLSNKLFAEDLDTHPLLVEGALNLLDHPEFRADLEKIKGLLKTLEEKSKLVKLLDRCLKQEGMTILIGQEFLDEEMEGCSLIAKNYQKGDEILGSLAIFGPKRMDYKKIIPIVNQTAKTVSTLISQNDLEY; this is translated from the coding sequence ATGAGCAAATTTCATCTGGACGACAGAAGGAAAGCGGTGCTTTTGGAGGTGGTCAATGAATACATCCAGAATGCAGAGCCGGTGGGTTCTAGAAGTATCTCCAGGAAACACTCAGAAAAGTTGAGCCCGGCAACCATCCGCAATGTGATGTCCGACTTGGAGGAAATGGGTTATTTACATCAACCGCACACCTCGGCAGGCCGCATTCCGACGGACCAGGGTTATCAATTTTATGTGGACCAACTCCTCAATCCACAAAACCTGCTTAAGGAGGTGGAGGATCAAACTTATGGCTATGGCACGGGTAACCACAACCTGCAGGAAGTGTTAGAGACAGCGTGCAATGCCCTTTCCGTCAGCTCTCAACACACGGGACTGGTCATGCTTCCGACGTTTTCTCAAACGTTGTTCAAGCATATCGAATTCATCAAAGTGGCTTCCGACCGGGCATTGGCGGTGTTCTATTCCGACCTTGGAATCATGCAGAATAAAGTCATTGCTCTGGAAAAGGAAATGACACAGGAAAAACTGACTTCCATCTCCAATTACCTCAATGCAGAGTTCAGTGGAAAATCCATACAAACCATCCGTAAGGAACTGGTTTACCGGTTGAGAAATGAGCGGGAGCACTACGACCAGTTGATGAAGAAGGCCATGGATCTTTCTAACAAACTGTTTGCGGAGGATTTGGACACCCATCCTCTCCTGGTGGAAGGCGCCTTGAACCTGCTGGATCATCCTGAATTCCGGGCCGATCTGGAAAAAATCAAGGGGCTTCTAAAAACCCTGGAAGAAAAATCCAAGCTGGTCAAGCTGTTGGACCGTTGCCTCAAACAGGAGGGAATGACGATTCTCATCGGGCAGGAATTTCTGGATGAAGAAATGGAAGGGTGCAGTTTAATCGCCAAAAACTATCAAAAGGGAGATGAAATTCTGGGTAGTCTGGCTATTTTTGGCCCGAAACGGATGGATTATAAAAAAATCATCCCCATCGTCAATCAAACAGCAAAAACCGTTTCTACCTTAATATCGCAAAACGATCTGGAGTATTGA
- a CDS encoding DNA-binding response regulator, translated as MIALDAINIFIADDHAIVREGLKKILSCCPEMAITGEANNGHVLLQKIMNNGWDVLILDIAMPGPNIIDILKEIKSKQPDLPVLIYTMYPENQYAVRLLKAGASGYLTKNGSIPDLLEAIRKVAEGRKYVSHSLAEKLAEDLEVSFDTPSHNLLSNREYQVFTLIASGRTVSEIAAELSLSVPTISTYRSRILEKLKLSNNSQLTYYAIKNGLIH; from the coding sequence ATGATCGCTCTCGACGCTATCAACATTTTTATCGCTGATGACCATGCCATCGTCCGCGAGGGATTGAAAAAAATCCTGTCCTGTTGCCCGGAAATGGCCATCACCGGCGAAGCTAATAATGGACACGTATTGCTGCAAAAAATCATGAATAATGGCTGGGACGTTCTCATTCTCGATATTGCCATGCCTGGCCCAAACATTATTGATATTCTTAAAGAAATTAAATCCAAACAACCCGACCTGCCGGTATTGATTTATACCATGTATCCGGAAAATCAATATGCCGTCCGGTTATTAAAGGCTGGCGCTTCCGGCTACCTGACAAAGAACGGTTCTATACCCGATCTCCTTGAAGCCATTCGAAAGGTCGCCGAAGGAAGAAAATACGTCAGCCATTCCCTCGCTGAAAAGTTGGCCGAGGACCTTGAAGTCAGTTTTGACACTCCTTCCCACAATTTACTGTCCAACCGGGAATACCAGGTGTTCACCCTCATTGCTTCCGGCAGGACCGTTTCAGAAATTGCGGCAGAGCTATCTCTTAGTGTCCCGACCATCAGCACCTACCGGAGCCGCATTTTGGAGAAGTTGAAGTTGAGCAATAATTCACAATTGACTTACTACGCCATAAAAAATGGCTTGATCCACTGA